GGGTTCCCTTAGCTCAATTCACACCCAAAGATAAAACTGTGGCTGTATTAGGCAATCACGATCACGCTAACAACACTGAAGCAATTATACAAGTACTGACGCAAAGCAGTGTATACCCTCTTAATAATCAGGTTTACACACTACAGCGGGGTAGTGCAATGCTGCATATCGCTGGGGTAGATGATGTGGGGGTGGGTAAAGACCGTTTGGATTTAGTTATGCAGCAGTTACCTGATGAAGGAGAAGCTATTTTATTAGCGCACGAACCAGACTTTGCTAATACCAGTGCTGCGACAGAACGGTTTGGCTTACAGTTATCGGGACATTCTCACGGTGGACAAATACGTCTACCTTTTTTCAAGCCGCTGATTTTACCGCCTTTGGGTAAAAAGTATTACGGGGGAAAATATCAAATAGGAAACATGCTTTTGTATACGAATCGTGGGTTAGGAATGACAGGACTGCATTTACGATTTTTTGCGCGTCCTGAAATTACAGTGTTTACCTTGGTTGCACCTACGAAATAGTAGGTATTTGCCAATTGATTTTAGACATCTTCAGTAGTGAGGCTAATAGTCAAACTCAGCTAAAGCTGAATGCAATTGTTGTTTAGTCATCTTCAAGATGACTTTTGCTATTAGCCATAGGTTTCTAACCTATGGCGGGTAATCAGATGAAGGGCGAGATTCCAAATTTAATTGCCGAATCTTAGCTTTTGTGACAAGTCCCGCCTCAGAATTAATTCTGAGGCTAATAGCTAAACTCAGCTAAAGCTGAATGTAATTGTTGTTTAGTCATCTTGAAGATGACTTTTGCTATTAGCCATAGGTTTCTAACCTATGGCGGGTAATCGGTTGAGGCGCGAGATTCTAAATTTAATTGCCGAATCTTGGCTTTTGTGACAAGTCCCGCCTCAGAATTAATTCTGAGGCTAATAGCTAAACTCAGCTAAAGCTGAATGTAATTGTTGTTTAGTCATCTTCAAGATGACTTTTGCTATTAGCCATAGGTTTCTAACCTATGGCGGGTAATCGGTAGAGGCGCGAGATTCTAAATTTAATTGCCGAATCTTGGCTTTTGTGACAAGTCCCGCCTCAGAATGAA
Above is a window of Nostoc sp. UHCC 0702 DNA encoding:
- a CDS encoding metallophosphoesterase, whose protein sequence is MINRKWLEKASKSAWRFLGWCLLLGCCTLLYAKLIEPNWIEVKSLQLTLPHLAPEFNGYRIVQISDIHRDKWMTPQRLGRIVNLVNRQKPDLVAITGDFITRNLPNLIPSVGVPLAQFTPKDKTVAVLGNHDHANNTEAIIQVLTQSSVYPLNNQVYTLQRGSAMLHIAGVDDVGVGKDRLDLVMQQLPDEGEAILLAHEPDFANTSAATERFGLQLSGHSHGGQIRLPFFKPLILPPLGKKYYGGKYQIGNMLLYTNRGLGMTGLHLRFFARPEITVFTLVAPTK